Proteins encoded within one genomic window of Macaca fascicularis isolate 582-1 chromosome 16, T2T-MFA8v1.1:
- the MRPL10 gene encoding large ribosomal subunit protein uL10m isoform X1, which yields MAAALAGLLRGGFLPQAGRLPTLQTVRYGSKAVTRHRRVMHFQRQKLMAVTEYIPPKPAIHPACLPSPPSPPQEETGLIRLLRREIAAVFQDNRMIAVCQNVALSAEDKLLMRHQLRKHKILMKVFPNQVLKPFLEDSKYQNLLPLFVGHNILLVSEEPKVKEMVRILRTVPFLPLLGGCIDDTILSRQGFINYSKLPSLPLVQGELVGGLTHLTTQTHSLLQHQPLQLTTLLDQYIREQREKDSVVSASGKPDPPDPVPDS from the exons ATGGCTGCGGCCTTGGCTGGGTTGCTGCGTGGGGGTTTCCTGCCCCAGGCGG GCCGGCTGCCTACCCTCCAGACTGTCCGCTATGGCTCCAAGGCTGTTACCCGCCACCGTCGTGTGATGCACTTTCAGCGGCAGAAGCTGATGGCTGTGACTGAATATATCCCCCCAAAACCAGCCATCCACCCAGCATGCCTGCCAtctcctcccagccccccacAGGAG GAGACAGGCCTCATCAGGCTTCTCCGCCGGGAGATAGCAGCAGTTTTCCAGGACAACCGAATGATAGCCGTCTGCCAGAACGTGGCTCTGAGCGCAGAGGACAAGCTTCTTATGCGACACCAGCTGCGGAAACACAAGATCCTGATGAAGGTCTTCCCCAACCAG GTCCTGAAGCCCTTCCTGGAGGATTCCAAGTACCAAAATTTGCTGCCCCTTTTTGTGGGGCACAACATACTGCTGGTCAGTGAAGAGCCCAAGGTCAAGGAGATGGTACGGATCTTAAGGACTGTGCCGTTCCTGCCACTGCTAG GTGGCTGCATTGATGACACCATCCTCAGCAGGCAGGGCTTTATCAACTACTCCAAGCTCCCCAGCCTGCCCCTGGTGCAGGGGGAGCTTGTTGGAGGCCTCACCCACCTCACAACCCAGACCCACTCCCTGCTTCAGCACCAGCCCCTGCAGCTGACCACCCTGTTGGACCAGTACATCAGAGAGCAACGCGAGAAGGATTCTGTTGTGTCGGCCAGTGGGAAGCCAGATCCTCCTGACCCTGTTCCGGACTCATAG
- the MRPL10 gene encoding large ribosomal subunit protein uL10m isoform X2 gives MHFQRQKLMAVTEYIPPKPAIHPACLPSPPSPPQEETGLIRLLRREIAAVFQDNRMIAVCQNVALSAEDKLLMRHQLRKHKILMKVFPNQVLKPFLEDSKYQNLLPLFVGHNILLVSEEPKVKEMVRILRTVPFLPLLGGCIDDTILSRQGFINYSKLPSLPLVQGELVGGLTHLTTQTHSLLQHQPLQLTTLLDQYIREQREKDSVVSASGKPDPPDPVPDS, from the exons ATGCACTTTCAGCGGCAGAAGCTGATGGCTGTGACTGAATATATCCCCCCAAAACCAGCCATCCACCCAGCATGCCTGCCAtctcctcccagccccccacAGGAG GAGACAGGCCTCATCAGGCTTCTCCGCCGGGAGATAGCAGCAGTTTTCCAGGACAACCGAATGATAGCCGTCTGCCAGAACGTGGCTCTGAGCGCAGAGGACAAGCTTCTTATGCGACACCAGCTGCGGAAACACAAGATCCTGATGAAGGTCTTCCCCAACCAG GTCCTGAAGCCCTTCCTGGAGGATTCCAAGTACCAAAATTTGCTGCCCCTTTTTGTGGGGCACAACATACTGCTGGTCAGTGAAGAGCCCAAGGTCAAGGAGATGGTACGGATCTTAAGGACTGTGCCGTTCCTGCCACTGCTAG GTGGCTGCATTGATGACACCATCCTCAGCAGGCAGGGCTTTATCAACTACTCCAAGCTCCCCAGCCTGCCCCTGGTGCAGGGGGAGCTTGTTGGAGGCCTCACCCACCTCACAACCCAGACCCACTCCCTGCTTCAGCACCAGCCCCTGCAGCTGACCACCCTGTTGGACCAGTACATCAGAGAGCAACGCGAGAAGGATTCTGTTGTGTCGGCCAGTGGGAAGCCAGATCCTCCTGACCCTGTTCCGGACTCATAG